In one Oryza glaberrima chromosome 2, OglaRS2, whole genome shotgun sequence genomic region, the following are encoded:
- the LOC127761323 gene encoding uncharacterized protein At3g28850-like, translated as MGCTGSRHAFRGGVRGGKTAYARSRSGPAAVHHTVSLKSSTLGSLSLERDRDEEMMKWRDDGGAAKTTPPPQQMARRQRQLVLATTAPAKTPAREPEVINVWELMEGLDDKDEEGDVRGEERRGQSTPGSPEFDPDIIAAFRKALDEVPPAGECPGDEVCVKKREIQRFPGIVRERVSAFQKRIDAKLAKMAPPPPSPSPPPEPEPQLPPPPPDSDRKVVLYLTSLRGIRKTYEDCWATKSILQGYGVLVDERDLSMHAGFKEELHAALGAPGSLPQVFADGRHLGGAEEVRRMHESGELSKALGDCEMAPPAAAGKGIALDACSGCGGVRFVPCEECSGSCKVFLEELDTFRRCPDCNENGLVRCPLC; from the coding sequence ATGGGCTGCACGGGGTCCAGGCACGCGTTCCGGGGTGGCGTCCGGGGCGGCAAGACGGCGTACGCGCGGAGCCGCTCCGGTCCGGCCGCCGTGCACCACACCGTCTCGCTCAAGTCCTCCACACTGGGTTCGCTCAGCCTCGAGCGGGACCGGGACGAGGAGATGATGAAatggcgcgacgacggcggcgcggcgaagaccacgccgccgccacagcagATGGCGAGGCGGCAGAGGCAATTGGTGCTGGCCACCACGGCGCCGGCCAAGACGCCGGCCCGCGAGCCGGAGGTGATAAATGTGTGGGAGCTCATGGAAGGCCTGGACGACAAGGATGAGGAGGGCGACGTCCGCGGCGAGGAGCGACGGGGGCAGTCGACGCCCGGGTCACCGGAGTTCGATCCAGACATCATCGCCGCTTTCCGGAAGGCGCTCGACGAGGTTCCCCCTGCCGGCGAATGCCCTGGCGACGAGGTGTGCGTCAAGAAGCGCGAGATACAGAGGTTTCCGGGCATCGTGCGCGAGCGGGTCAGCGCGTTCCAGAAGAGGATCGACGCGAAGCTCGCCAAGATGgcgcctccgccaccgtcaCCGTCACCGCCTCCGGAGCCAGAGCCgcagcttccgccgccgccgccggatagCGACCGGAAAGTGGTGCTGTACCTCACCAGCCTCCGCGGCATCCGCAAGACGTACGAGGACTGCTGGGCGACGAAGTCCATCCTACAAGGCTACGGCGTGCTCGTCGACGAGCGCGACCTGTCAATGCACGCCGGGTTCAAGGAGGAGCTCCACGCCGCGCTGGGCGCGCCGGGCAGCCTCCCGCAGGTGTTCGCGGACGGCAGGCACCTGGGTGGCGCCGAGGAGGTCCGCCGCATGCACGAGTCCGGGGAGCTGTCCAAGGCGCTGGGCGACTGCGagatggcgccgccggccgccgcgggcaAGGGCATTGCGCTGGACGCGTgctccggctgcggcggcgtccgGTTCGTGCCGTGCGAGGAGTGCTCCGGCAGCTGCAAGGTGTTCCTCGAGGAGCTGGACACCTTCCGGCGCTGCCCCGACTGCAACGAGAATGGGCTCGTGCGCTGCCCGCTTTGCTGA
- the LOC127762654 gene encoding uncharacterized protein LOC127762654: MDFYDGDDDDLITEWWDQEELSDDDDYYIAAVLLMDIEHKRTKRKRRDPPVYNAKLFRRRFRMSRELFLRIVASVEAHDDYFRQRLNAVGLLGATALQKVYGAIRMLAYDIPADSLDEVVRISESTMIEAFKHFVKAVVDVFADQYLRAPIAEDTARLMAINTPRGFPGLLGCIDCSLNDINVLQRSPLFQRLTSGTASELEFMVNGKKYTMGYYLADGIYPSWATFVKTISNPQGNKRIHYAKVQEGVRKDVERAFGVLQARFAMVRGPARFWDTETLWYIMTACVIMHNMIIDNERDQDVDYDYDQEDSEVLRKEEYQRRNKPVLEKFLKIHKEIEDH; this comes from the exons ATGGACTTCTacgacggtgacgacgacgatctCATTACCGAATGGTGGGATCAAGAGGAGTTGTCTGATGATGATGACTACTACATTGCAGCTGTTCTTCTTATGGACATAGAGCATAAGAGGACCAAAAGAAAGCGTCGTG ATCCTCCTGTATATAATGCAAAATTATTTAGGAGGAGGTTCAGAATGTCAAGGGAGCTCTTCTTGCGCATCGTGGCTAGTGTGGAGGCTCATGATGACTACTTCAGGCAGAGACTGAATGCAGTGGGTCTTCTCGGTGCTACTGCATTGCAGAAGGTGTATGGTGCAATTCGCATGCTTGCATATGACATTCCAGCCGATAGTCTTGATGAAGTCGTGAGAATTTCAGAGAGCACCATGATAGAAGCTTTCAAGCACTTTGTCAAGGCTGTGGTAGATGTGTTTGCTGATCAATACTTGAGGGCACCAATTGCTGAGGACACTGCAAGGTTGATGGCTATAAACACTCCAAGGGGGTTCCCAGGGTTGCTAGGTTGTATTGACT GTTCTCTTAATGATATCAATGTACTACAGAGATCACCACTCTTTCAAAGGCTTACATCAGGGACAGCTTCTGAGCTGGAGTTTATGGTGAATGGAAAGAAATACACTATGGGTTACTATCTTGCTGATGGCATATACCCTTCTTGGGCCACTTTTGTGAAGACCATTTCCAATCCACAAGGTAACAAGAGAATACATTatgcaaaagttcaagaagGAGTGAGAAAGGATGTTGAAAGAGCATTTGGTGTTCTACAAGCCCGCTTTGCAATGGTGAGGGGTCCTGCTAGATTTTGGGATACAGAGACCCTATGGTACATAATGACAGCTTGTGTAATCATGCACAACATGATCATTGACAATGAGCGAGATCAAGATGTAGACTACGACTATGATCAGGAGGACAGTGAGGTGTTGAGAAAGGAGGAATACCAACGGCGTAATAAACCTGTGTTAGAGAAGTTTCTAAAGATACATAAAGAAATTGAAGACCACTAA